A genomic stretch from Mycobacterium cookii includes:
- a CDS encoding FKBP-type peptidyl-prolyl cis-trans isomerase, which translates to MSSKPEIEFPSGPAPAQLVIEDLVVGDGPEAVPGGTVEVHYVGVDYDSGEEFDSSWGRGQPIAFPLQGLIQGWQDGIPGMKVGGRRQLIIPPEQAYGPTGSGHQLSGKTLIFVIDLLSTR; encoded by the coding sequence GTGTCAAGCAAACCTGAGATCGAATTTCCCAGTGGCCCAGCTCCCGCACAACTCGTCATCGAAGACCTGGTGGTCGGTGACGGACCCGAAGCGGTGCCCGGCGGCACCGTCGAGGTGCACTACGTCGGCGTCGACTACGACAGCGGCGAGGAATTCGACAGCTCGTGGGGTCGCGGCCAGCCGATCGCGTTCCCGTTGCAGGGCCTGATCCAGGGCTGGCAGGACGGCATTCCCGGCATGAAGGTCGGCGGCCGCCGCCAGCTGATCATCCCGCCGGAGCAGGCGTATGGGCCGACCGGCTCAGGTCACCAATTGTCCGGTAAGACACTGATTTTCGTCATCGATCTGCTCAGCACCCGCTGA
- a CDS encoding sensor histidine kinase: MNFLSRILTRTPSLRARVVVATAIGAAIPVLIVGVVVWVGITNDRKERLDRRLDEAAGFAIPFLPRGLGQIPKSPNDQDAVITVRHVNGEVTSNTTVTLPELPAGYADTYVNGVRYRVRTVNIPAPHPMLVAVGATYDATIADTNNLHRRVILICLFSIGAAAVFAWLLATFAVRPFKRLAQQTRAIDAGDERPQVEVRGASEAVEIAEAMRGMLQRIWDEQNRTIEALASARDFAAVSSHELRTPLTAMRTNLEVLSTLDLPDEQRKEVLHDVIRTQSRIEATLSALERLAQGELSTSEDHVPVDITELLDRAAHDAMRIYPDLDVSLAPSPTCIIVGLPAGLRLAVDNAIANAVKHGGATRVQLSAVSSRAGVEIAIDDNGSGLPEEERQIVFERFSRGSTASHSGSGLGLALVAQQAHLHGGTATLEESPLGGLRLLLELPPPR; encoded by the coding sequence ATGAATTTCTTGTCGAGAATCCTGACCCGCACACCGTCGCTACGCGCCCGGGTGGTGGTGGCGACTGCCATCGGCGCGGCGATCCCGGTGCTGATCGTCGGAGTGGTCGTCTGGGTCGGCATCACCAACGACCGCAAGGAAAGGCTGGACCGCCGTCTCGACGAGGCGGCCGGTTTCGCGATCCCGTTCCTGCCCCGCGGCCTCGGCCAGATTCCCAAGTCCCCCAACGACCAGGACGCGGTGATCACCGTGCGTCACGTCAACGGGGAGGTCACCTCCAACACGACGGTCACGCTGCCCGAGCTGCCCGCCGGCTACGCCGACACTTACGTCAACGGTGTGCGCTACCGCGTGCGCACGGTGAATATCCCTGCGCCGCATCCGATGTTGGTGGCCGTTGGCGCGACCTATGACGCCACCATCGCCGACACCAATAATCTGCACCGTCGAGTGATCTTGATATGTCTGTTCTCGATCGGCGCGGCAGCGGTATTCGCTTGGCTGTTGGCCACTTTCGCGGTACGACCGTTCAAACGGCTGGCACAGCAGACCCGGGCCATCGACGCGGGCGACGAGCGACCACAGGTCGAGGTGCGCGGCGCCAGCGAGGCCGTCGAAATCGCCGAGGCCATGCGCGGCATGCTGCAACGGATTTGGGACGAGCAGAACAGGACGATCGAGGCGTTGGCCTCAGCTCGGGATTTCGCCGCGGTGTCCTCGCATGAGTTGCGCACGCCGCTGACCGCGATGCGGACCAACCTGGAAGTGCTGTCCACCCTTGACCTTCCGGATGAGCAACGCAAAGAGGTGCTGCACGATGTCATCCGCACCCAGTCCCGCATCGAGGCAACGTTGTCGGCGCTGGAACGGCTGGCCCAAGGCGAGCTGTCGACCTCAGAAGACCATGTGCCGGTTGACATCACCGAATTACTCGACCGCGCCGCGCACGACGCCATGCGGATCTACCCCGACCTGGATGTGTCCTTGGCGCCGTCGCCGACCTGCATCATCGTCGGACTGCCCGCCGGACTTCGGCTTGCCGTGGACAACGCGATCGCCAACGCCGTCAAACACGGTGGCGCCACCCGCGTCCAGCTGTCGGCGGTGAGCTCGCGGGCCGGCGTCGAGATCGCCATCGACGACAACGGCAGCGGGCTGCCCGAAGAGGAACGCCAAATCGTGTTCGAGCGGTTCTCCCGCGGCTCCACCGCGTCACACTCGGGCTCCGGGCTGGGCCTGGCACTGGTCGCCCAGCAGGCCCATCTGCACGGCGGCACGGCGACGCTGGAAGAAAGCCCGCTGGGCGGACTGCGCCTGCTGCTGGAGCTTCCGCCGCCGCGCTGA
- the pdxH gene encoding pyridoxamine 5'-phosphate oxidase encodes MVAPDNEHLAKMRKEYGSKERDGSSDLDADWLDDGWLALLRTWIGDAERAGIAEPNAMVLATVRDGRPVSRSVLCKGVDEDGITFFSNYDSAKGDDLAATPYASVTFPWYLLNRQVHVRGPVTKVDPQDTESYWSKRPRGSQLGAWASRQSHPIASRAALVDQLAQVTGRFAETEQVPVPPNWGGYRIAPVEVEFWQGREDRLHNRIRVVGGRIERLQP; translated from the coding sequence ATGGTGGCACCCGACAACGAGCACCTCGCGAAGATGCGCAAGGAGTATGGCTCGAAGGAGCGGGACGGCAGCTCGGACCTCGACGCCGACTGGCTCGATGACGGATGGCTTGCGTTGCTGCGCACTTGGATTGGCGATGCCGAACGCGCGGGCATCGCCGAACCCAACGCGATGGTGCTGGCCACCGTCAGGGACGGCCGACCGGTCAGCCGGTCGGTGCTGTGCAAGGGCGTCGACGAGGACGGCATCACTTTTTTCAGCAACTACGACTCGGCCAAGGGCGACGACTTGGCGGCGACGCCGTACGCGTCGGTGACCTTCCCCTGGTACCTGCTGAACCGGCAGGTTCATGTCCGCGGTCCGGTGACCAAGGTCGACCCGCAGGACACCGAGAGCTACTGGTCGAAGCGGCCGCGGGGCTCGCAGCTGGGCGCGTGGGCGTCGCGTCAGTCACACCCGATCGCCTCCCGTGCCGCGCTGGTTGATCAGTTGGCGCAGGTGACCGGCCGGTTCGCCGAGACCGAGCAGGTCCCGGTGCCGCCGAACTGGGGCGGCTATCGCATCGCGCCCGTTGAAGTCGAGTTTTGGCAGGGGCGAGAAGACCGTCTACACAACAGGATTCGTGTCGTCGGCGGACGGATCGAACGCCTGCAACCGTAG
- a CDS encoding FAD-dependent oxidoreductase, translating into MPHVITQSCCSDGSCVYACPVNCIHPSPDEPGFAQAEMLFIDPVACVDCGACVSACPVGAIAPDSRLTLEQQPFIALNALFYEPVHASRPAGEKLPPTSKLAPVIPAPEVHADHGGPLMVAIVGSGPAAMYAADELLTQQGVRVNVFEKLPAPYGLVRAGVAPDHQTTKRVTRLFDRIARRREFRFFLNVEVGKHLSHDDLLAHHHAVIYASGAPNDRRLDIDGMDLPGTGTATEMVAWINGHPDFTDLPVDLSHERVIVIGNGNVALDVARVLCADPGELAHTDIADHALTALRASLVREVVIAARRGPAHSAFTLPELIGLTNSAEVVLAAADRDAVHNDLATVSDSLTRQKLEVLSALGDAAAPATSPRPRIRLAYNLTPKRILGEQRATGMLFDVTGTDEVQQLDAGLVLTSIGYHGKAIKDLPFDEDAGVVPNNGGRVVDADSGRPVPGAYVAGWIKRGPTGFIGTNKSCAAQTVQRLVDDFNAGALAAPTAKSSALDKFVRSRQPDLVDADGWRAIDAAEVARGAVDDRPRSKFTSIADMLDVAAAAPAPSLRHRLVDRLRELADLA; encoded by the coding sequence ATGCCGCACGTCATTACCCAGTCGTGTTGCAGCGACGGGTCCTGTGTTTACGCCTGTCCGGTGAACTGCATCCACCCCTCGCCGGACGAGCCGGGCTTCGCGCAGGCCGAGATGCTGTTCATCGATCCGGTCGCCTGCGTGGACTGCGGGGCCTGCGTGAGTGCCTGTCCGGTGGGCGCTATCGCGCCCGACTCGCGACTGACGCTCGAGCAGCAACCGTTCATCGCGCTCAACGCGTTGTTCTATGAGCCCGTCCATGCGTCCCGCCCGGCCGGCGAGAAGCTGCCGCCGACATCCAAACTGGCGCCGGTGATTCCGGCGCCGGAGGTGCACGCCGACCACGGCGGCCCGCTGATGGTCGCCATTGTGGGATCCGGGCCGGCGGCGATGTACGCCGCTGATGAACTGCTCACCCAGCAGGGTGTTCGGGTCAATGTCTTCGAAAAGCTCCCTGCCCCTTATGGATTGGTGCGCGCCGGGGTGGCCCCGGATCACCAGACCACCAAGCGGGTCACCCGGCTCTTCGATCGGATCGCCCGTCGCCGCGAATTCCGGTTCTTTCTCAACGTCGAGGTCGGCAAGCACCTGAGCCACGACGACCTACTGGCGCACCACCACGCGGTCATCTACGCGAGCGGTGCGCCCAACGACCGCCGGCTGGACATCGACGGGATGGATCTGCCCGGCACCGGCACCGCCACCGAGATGGTGGCCTGGATCAACGGCCACCCCGACTTCACCGATCTGCCAGTCGATCTCAGCCACGAGCGGGTCATCGTCATCGGCAACGGCAACGTCGCCCTCGATGTGGCCCGCGTGCTCTGCGCAGACCCCGGCGAGCTCGCTCACACCGACATCGCCGATCACGCGTTGACCGCGCTGCGTGCCTCGCTGGTGCGGGAAGTGGTGATCGCCGCTCGGCGCGGACCGGCGCACTCTGCGTTCACCCTGCCGGAGTTGATCGGTCTGACGAATAGCGCAGAAGTGGTACTCGCGGCCGCCGACCGCGATGCGGTGCACAACGACCTCGCCACCGTCTCGGACAGCTTGACCAGGCAGAAGCTCGAGGTCTTGAGCGCGCTGGGTGACGCCGCGGCACCGGCAACCTCGCCGCGGCCGAGGATCCGGCTGGCCTACAACTTGACACCCAAGCGCATCCTGGGCGAGCAGCGAGCCACCGGGATGCTGTTCGACGTCACCGGCACCGACGAGGTTCAGCAGCTCGACGCCGGCCTGGTGTTGACGTCGATCGGCTACCACGGCAAGGCAATCAAAGACCTGCCGTTCGACGAGGACGCGGGCGTGGTGCCCAACAACGGCGGCCGGGTGGTGGACGCGGACTCCGGCAGGCCCGTGCCCGGAGCCTACGTGGCGGGCTGGATCAAGCGTGGGCCGACGGGGTTCATCGGCACCAATAAATCGTGTGCGGCGCAGACGGTGCAGCGGCTTGTCGACGACTTCAATGCCGGCGCGTTGGCGGCACCCACCGCCAAGTCCTCGGCATTGGACAAATTCGTCCGGTCCCGTCAGCCCGACCTCGTGGACGCCGACGGCTGGCGCGCCATCGACGCCGCCGAGGTGGCCCGCGGCGCCGTCGACGACCGCCCGCGCAGCAAGTTCACCTCGATCGCCGACATGCTCGATGTCGCGGCCGCCGCGCCGGCGCCGTCACTGCGGCACCGGCTCGTCGATCGACTGCGCGAGCTCGCCGACCTCGCCTAG
- a CDS encoding phytoene desaturase family protein, with product MTARDVDAVIVGGGHNGLVAAAYLTQAGLRVQLLERLDEVGGAAVSAQLFDGVDARLSRYSYLVSLLPSRIVDDLGAVIRLAPRAYSSYTPDPATAGRTGLLVGPRSTFGAIGAGGDEAAFAEFYRRCRLVTGRLWPTLLEPLRSREQARAHVGDAAVWRDLVERPIGEAITATLGNDLVRGVVATDALIGTFARLDDPSLEQNVCFLYHLLGGGVGDWHVPVGGMGAVSAALATAANGAEIITGAEVFAVTPDGEVRYRRRDEEHVVHGRFVLSGVTPATLAGLLGEPARPGAAGAQVKVNMVLKQLPRLRDSAVTPEQAFGGTLHVNETWTQLDAAYSQAAARVLPDPLPCEIYCHSLTDPSIVSPALRESGAHTLTVFGLHTPHPAFGDARDTLTDAVLSSLNSLLAEPIQDVLLADANGLPCIETTTTLDLEQRLGMTAGNIFHGGLCWPFADDGDPLDTPARRWGVATGHDRILLCGSGARRGGAVSGIGGHNAAMAVLEFAQS from the coding sequence ATGACTGCGCGTGACGTCGACGCGGTCATCGTCGGTGGCGGCCACAACGGTCTGGTCGCCGCCGCATACCTCACGCAGGCCGGCTTGCGGGTCCAGCTGCTGGAACGACTCGACGAGGTCGGTGGCGCGGCGGTGTCGGCGCAGCTGTTCGACGGCGTCGACGCCCGGCTCTCCCGGTACTCCTACCTGGTGAGCCTGTTGCCGTCGCGCATCGTCGACGACCTGGGCGCCGTGATCAGGCTCGCCCCGCGGGCGTACTCGTCCTACACCCCCGACCCGGCGACCGCGGGACGCACTGGCCTGCTGGTCGGCCCACGCAGCACATTCGGCGCCATCGGCGCCGGCGGCGACGAGGCCGCGTTCGCGGAGTTCTACCGGCGCTGCCGGCTGGTGACCGGACGGCTCTGGCCGACGCTGCTGGAGCCGCTGCGCAGCCGCGAGCAGGCCCGCGCGCACGTCGGTGATGCGGCAGTCTGGCGGGACCTGGTCGAGCGGCCGATCGGCGAGGCGATCACCGCGACGCTGGGCAACGATCTGGTCCGTGGCGTCGTCGCGACCGACGCGCTGATCGGCACCTTCGCCCGACTCGACGACCCGTCGCTGGAGCAGAACGTCTGTTTCCTGTATCACCTGCTCGGCGGCGGCGTCGGCGACTGGCACGTCCCGGTCGGGGGCATGGGCGCCGTCAGCGCGGCCCTGGCGACAGCGGCGAATGGCGCCGAAATCATCACCGGCGCTGAGGTTTTCGCCGTCACCCCAGACGGCGAGGTGCGCTACCGCCGACGCGACGAGGAGCATGTGGTGCACGGCCGATTCGTGCTCTCGGGGGTGACGCCCGCGACGTTGGCCGGCCTGCTCGGCGAGCCGGCGCGACCGGGCGCCGCCGGCGCACAGGTGAAGGTCAACATGGTGCTCAAGCAGCTGCCGCGACTTCGCGACAGCGCTGTGACGCCCGAGCAGGCGTTCGGTGGAACGCTGCACGTCAACGAAACTTGGACGCAGCTGGACGCGGCGTACTCGCAGGCCGCCGCGCGGGTGCTGCCGGATCCGCTGCCGTGCGAGATTTACTGCCATTCGCTGACCGACCCGAGCATCGTCTCCCCCGCGCTGCGCGAATCCGGCGCGCACACGTTGACTGTGTTCGGTCTGCACACGCCGCATCCGGCATTCGGCGACGCGCGTGACACCCTCACCGATGCCGTGTTGTCGTCGCTGAATTCGCTTCTCGCCGAACCGATTCAGGATGTCTTGTTAGCCGACGCCAACGGGCTGCCCTGCATCGAGACGACGACCACCCTGGACTTGGAGCAGCGGCTGGGCATGACCGCCGGCAACATCTTCCACGGCGGCTTGTGCTGGCCGTTCGCCGACGACGGCGATCCGTTGGACACCCCGGCGCGGCGATGGGGCGTGGCCACCGGGCACGACCGGATACTGCTGTGCGGATCGGGTGCGCGACGCGGCGGAGCGGTCTCCGGTATCGGCGGCCACAACGCCGCGATGGCGGTACTAGAGTTTGCTCAGAGTTAG
- a CDS encoding citrate synthase — MAATDETATLKYPGGELDLNIVHATEGADGIALGPLLSKTGYTTFDNGFVNTASTKSAITYIDGDAGILRYRGIPIDQLAEKSTFIEVSYLLIYGELPTTEQLAAFTRQIQLHTMLHEDLKRFFDGFPRNAHPMPVLSSAVNALSAYYPDSLEPHDHEQVELSTIRLLAKLPTIAAYAYKKSVGQPFLYPDNSLTLVENFLRMTFGLPAEPYDVDPEIVRALDMLLILHADHEQNCSTSTVRLVGSSQANLFTSISGGINALWGPLHGGANQAVLEMLENIRESDDDVSDFVRKVKNREEGVKLMGFGHRVYKNYDPRARIVKEQADKILAKLGGDDDLLDIAKQLEEAALTDDYFIERKLYPNVDFYTGLIYRALGFPTRMFTVLFALGRLPGWIAHWREMHDEGDSKIGRPRQIYTGYTERDYTTIDAR, encoded by the coding sequence GTGGCCGCAACCGACGAGACCGCCACTCTTAAGTACCCGGGTGGTGAGTTGGATCTCAACATCGTCCACGCGACCGAAGGTGCCGACGGCATCGCGCTCGGCCCGCTGCTGTCCAAGACCGGCTATACGACGTTCGACAACGGGTTCGTCAACACGGCGTCCACCAAGAGCGCCATCACCTACATCGACGGCGACGCGGGCATCCTGCGCTATCGCGGCATCCCGATCGATCAGCTCGCCGAGAAGTCGACGTTCATCGAAGTGAGCTACCTGCTGATCTACGGCGAGCTGCCGACCACCGAGCAACTCGCGGCTTTCACCCGGCAGATCCAGCTGCACACCATGCTGCACGAGGACCTCAAGCGGTTCTTCGACGGCTTCCCCCGCAACGCCCACCCGATGCCGGTGCTGTCCAGCGCGGTCAACGCCCTGTCGGCCTACTACCCGGACTCGCTGGAGCCCCACGACCACGAGCAGGTCGAGCTGTCCACGATCCGGCTGCTGGCCAAGCTGCCCACCATCGCCGCCTACGCCTACAAGAAGTCGGTCGGCCAGCCGTTCCTCTACCCGGACAACTCGCTGACGCTGGTGGAGAACTTCCTGCGGATGACGTTCGGCCTGCCCGCCGAGCCCTACGACGTCGACCCCGAGATCGTCCGGGCGCTGGACATGCTGCTGATCCTGCACGCCGACCACGAGCAGAACTGTTCGACCTCGACGGTACGGCTCGTCGGGTCGTCGCAGGCGAACTTGTTCACCTCGATCTCCGGCGGCATCAACGCGCTGTGGGGCCCGCTGCACGGCGGGGCCAACCAGGCGGTGCTCGAGATGCTCGAGAATATCCGCGAAAGCGACGACGACGTCAGCGATTTCGTTCGCAAGGTGAAGAACCGCGAAGAGGGCGTCAAGCTGATGGGTTTCGGCCACCGCGTCTACAAGAACTACGACCCCCGCGCGCGGATCGTCAAGGAGCAGGCCGACAAGATCCTGGCCAAGCTCGGCGGCGACGACGACCTGCTGGACATCGCCAAGCAACTCGAAGAGGCAGCGCTCACCGACGACTACTTCATCGAGCGCAAGCTGTACCCCAACGTCGACTTCTACACCGGGCTGATCTACCGGGCGCTCGGGTTCCCCACCCGGATGTTCACCGTGCTGTTCGCGCTGGGCCGGCTGCCCGGCTGGATCGCGCACTGGCGGGAGATGCACGACGAGGGCGACAGCAAGATCGGCCGTCCGCGCCAGATCTACACCGGCTACACCGAACGCGACTACACCACCATCGACGCCCGCTAA
- a CDS encoding VOC family protein yields the protein MAIPVEPALSPHLVVDDAAAAIDFYIKAFDAVEIGRVPRPDGKLIHAALRINGFLVMLADDFPEMSGGKSMTPTSLGGTPVTIHLTVDDVDTRFQRALDAGATVVMPLDEQFWGDRYGMVVDPFGHQWSLGQPVREVSYDEIAAFVGQSG from the coding sequence ATGGCGATTCCCGTTGAACCCGCGCTGTCCCCGCATCTGGTCGTCGACGACGCTGCCGCGGCGATCGACTTCTACATCAAAGCTTTTGACGCTGTCGAGATCGGGCGAGTGCCCCGGCCTGACGGCAAGCTCATCCATGCCGCTTTGCGGATCAACGGATTCCTGGTGATGCTCGCCGACGATTTTCCGGAGATGTCCGGCGGTAAGTCGATGACGCCGACGTCGCTGGGCGGAACGCCGGTCACCATCCACCTGACGGTGGATGACGTCGACACCAGGTTTCAACGAGCACTCGACGCGGGCGCCACCGTGGTCATGCCGCTCGACGAGCAGTTCTGGGGTGACCGCTACGGCATGGTCGTCGATCCCTTCGGTCACCAATGGTCACTCGGACAGCCGGTGCGCGAAGTCAGCTATGACGAGATTGCCGCCTTTGTGGGCCAGTCAGGCTAG
- a CDS encoding citrate synthase 2, giving the protein MTVISDKVPENFVAGLEGVVAFTTEIAEPDKDGGALRYRGVDIEDLVGQRVTFGDVWALLVDGEFGRGLPPAEPFPLPIHSGDVRVDVQAGLAMLAPIWGYQPLLDIDDATAREQLARASVMALSYVAQSARGIYQPAVPQRIIDECSTVTARFMTRWQGEPDPKHVEAVDAYWVSAAEHGMNASTFTARVIASTGADVAASLSGAVGAMSGPLHGGAPARVLPMLEEAERTGDARALVKGILDRREKLMGFGHRVYRAEDPRARVLRATAKRLGAPRYEVALAVEQAALSELRERRPDRAIETNVEFWAAVILDFAEVPARMMPAMFTCGRTAGWCAHILEQKRLGKLVRPAAIYVGPGPRSPESVAGWDRIPKA; this is encoded by the coding sequence ATGACTGTCATCTCGGACAAGGTCCCGGAGAATTTCGTTGCCGGACTCGAGGGTGTGGTGGCATTCACCACCGAGATCGCCGAGCCCGACAAAGACGGTGGCGCCCTGCGCTACCGCGGTGTCGACATCGAAGACCTGGTCGGTCAACGCGTCACATTCGGTGACGTCTGGGCTTTGCTGGTCGACGGGGAATTCGGCCGCGGGTTGCCGCCCGCCGAGCCGTTCCCGCTCCCCATTCACAGCGGCGACGTCCGCGTCGACGTCCAGGCCGGCCTGGCCATGCTGGCGCCGATCTGGGGCTACCAGCCGCTGCTCGACATCGACGATGCCACCGCCCGCGAGCAGTTGGCCCGCGCGTCGGTGATGGCGCTGTCCTATGTCGCCCAGTCGGCCAGGGGTATCTACCAGCCTGCGGTGCCGCAGCGGATCATCGACGAATGCTCAACGGTCACAGCACGTTTCATGACTCGCTGGCAGGGCGAACCCGATCCCAAGCATGTCGAGGCCGTCGACGCATACTGGGTCTCGGCCGCCGAGCACGGGATGAACGCGTCGACGTTCACCGCCCGGGTGATCGCGTCGACCGGCGCTGACGTCGCCGCGTCGCTGTCGGGTGCGGTCGGGGCGATGAGTGGCCCGCTGCACGGCGGCGCGCCGGCCCGGGTGCTGCCGATGCTCGAAGAGGCCGAGCGCACCGGCGACGCGCGCGCCCTGGTCAAGGGAATCCTCGACCGCCGCGAGAAGCTGATGGGCTTCGGTCACCGCGTCTACCGCGCCGAGGATCCACGCGCGCGCGTGCTGCGCGCGACCGCCAAGCGGCTGGGCGCGCCGCGCTACGAGGTGGCCCTGGCCGTCGAGCAGGCTGCGCTGTCCGAGCTGCGGGAGCGACGTCCGGACCGGGCGATCGAGACCAACGTCGAGTTCTGGGCCGCAGTCATTCTCGACTTCGCCGAGGTTCCGGCCCGGATGATGCCGGCGATGTTCACCTGCGGACGGACCGCCGGGTGGTGCGCGCACATCCTGGAGCAGAAGCGACTGGGAAAGCTGGTTCGCCCGGCCGCCATTTACGTCGGTCCCGGACCGCGCAGCCCGGAGTCCGTCGCGGGCTGGGATCGGATCCCGAAGGCCTGA
- a CDS encoding DUF2630 family protein: protein MEDTEALSQINELVAEEKVLRERLQHHEISESDEHKRLRQIEIQLDQCWDLLRQRRALRETGGDPGDAAVRPADEVEGYLG, encoded by the coding sequence GTGGAAGACACCGAAGCTTTATCGCAAATCAACGAGCTCGTCGCTGAGGAGAAGGTGCTGCGAGAGCGGCTACAGCACCACGAAATCAGTGAATCCGACGAGCACAAGCGGCTGCGCCAGATAGAGATCCAGCTCGACCAGTGCTGGGATCTGCTGCGGCAACGGCGCGCGCTGCGCGAGACCGGCGGCGACCCCGGCGACGCCGCGGTGCGGCCCGCCGACGAGGTCGAGGGCTACCTGGGCTGA
- a CDS encoding HNH endonuclease signature motif containing protein, whose translation MSSIASAGALVGSPSERLEVLFEELAELTGQRNAIDGRLVEIVAEIDRDQLGGATGARSVPALVAWKTGWSPANAQTITTVASRLDEFPRCVQGMREGRLSLDQVGVIAARGGTGSDEHYAQLARCATVTQLRTAVKLEPRPEPNPRPEPERSITTTTNEHGSCYRIALGHHDAAKFEAALASHRDALIAEWKHDHGNDAGTSAERPPLPSTAEAFVRLVEAGWDAEAARRPHGQHTTVVVHVDVEQRAAALHLGPLLTDAERRYLTCDATCEVWFERHGEVIGAGRATRLVNRRLRRALEHRDRTCAVPGCDATRGLHAHHIRHWEDGGPTELANLVLLCPYHHRLHHRGVITIKGTAGALVITDDQGRSLRPGSLARPPTQPPPAVAPCPGPTGERADWWWYEPFQPQPPPSNN comes from the coding sequence ATGTCCTCTATTGCATCCGCTGGCGCTCTGGTGGGAAGTCCCAGCGAGCGTCTTGAGGTGCTGTTCGAGGAGTTGGCCGAGTTGACCGGTCAGCGCAACGCCATCGATGGGCGCTTAGTCGAGATCGTGGCCGAGATCGATCGCGACCAATTGGGCGGCGCCACCGGCGCGCGATCGGTGCCGGCACTGGTGGCGTGGAAAACCGGCTGGTCGCCGGCAAATGCGCAGACGATCACCACGGTCGCGAGCCGCCTGGACGAGTTCCCGCGCTGTGTTCAAGGCATGCGAGAGGGCCGACTATCGCTCGACCAGGTCGGCGTTATTGCGGCGCGTGGCGGTACGGGATCCGATGAGCACTACGCGCAGTTGGCGCGCTGCGCCACGGTAACGCAGCTCCGCACCGCCGTGAAGCTGGAACCGCGACCTGAACCCAATCCTCGGCCCGAGCCCGAGCGCTCAATCACCACGACCACCAACGAGCATGGCAGCTGCTATCGGATCGCACTCGGCCACCATGACGCCGCGAAGTTCGAGGCCGCCCTGGCTTCTCATCGTGATGCGCTGATCGCCGAATGGAAGCACGATCACGGCAACGACGCGGGCACTTCAGCTGAGCGGCCCCCGTTGCCGAGCACCGCCGAGGCGTTCGTGCGCCTGGTCGAGGCCGGCTGGGACGCTGAGGCGGCCCGCCGGCCGCACGGGCAGCACACGACCGTGGTGGTGCATGTCGACGTTGAGCAGCGTGCTGCAGCACTGCACCTGGGTCCGCTGCTCACCGACGCCGAACGTAGATACCTGACGTGTGACGCCACGTGCGAGGTGTGGTTCGAACGTCACGGCGAGGTGATCGGTGCGGGCCGGGCGACCCGGCTGGTCAACCGGCGGCTTCGCCGTGCGCTGGAGCATCGCGACCGCACTTGCGCGGTTCCGGGCTGTGATGCCACCCGTGGGTTGCACGCCCATCACATCCGGCACTGGGAAGACGGCGGCCCCACCGAGTTGGCCAACCTGGTGCTGCTATGCCCCTATCACCACCGATTGCACCATCGCGGCGTCATCACCATCAAGGGAACCGCCGGCGCCCTCGTCATCACCGACGACCAGGGTCGATCCCTGCGCCCGGGATCGCTGGCACGCCCACCAACTCAACCCCCGCCCGCGGTCGCACCTTGCCCGGGACCTACCGGGGAACGCGCCGACTGGTGGTGGTACGAACCCTTCCAACCCCAACCACCACCGTCAAACAACTAG